The Plasmodium knowlesi strain H genome assembly, chromosome: 4 genome window below encodes:
- a CDS encoding mitochondrial import inner membrane translocase subunit TIM17, putative: protein MLQERDLAREPCPDRIIEDMGGAFGMGCIGGYIWHFLKGARNSPKGDVLSGALYSGRMRAPILGGNFAVWGGTFSCFDCTFQYIRKKEDHWNAIGSGFFTGGVLAMRGGWRSASRNAIVGGVLLAIIEVVSLVLTRKTTPTPRQQFQQQMELEKKMASKNSK from the coding sequence atgttacaagAAAGAGACTTAGCGAGAGAACCATGCCCTGACAGAATTATAGAAGATATGGGTGGCGCTTTTGGCATGGGTTGCATAGGAGGGTACATATGGCATTTTTTAAAGGGCGCAAGAAATAGCCCCAAGGGGGATGTGTTAAGTGGTGCTTTGTACAGCGGGCGCATGAGGGCCCCAATTCTGGGAGGTAACTTTGCCGTGTGGGGAGGCACATTTAGTTGCTTCGATTGTACATTTCAATATATacggaaaaaggaagaccaCTGGAATGCCATAGGTAGTGGTTTTTTCACTGGTGGTGTTTTAGCCATGAGGGGTGGTTGGAGATCAGCATCGAGGAATGCAATCGTCGGTGGAGTCCTGCTAGCAATTATAGAAGTCGTTTCGCTTGTATTGACCCGTAAGACAACACCAACCCCTAGACAGCAATTTCAGCAACAGAtggagttggaaaaaaaaatggcatccaAAAATAGCAAATAA
- a CDS encoding mitochondrial acidic protein MAM33, putative, producing MNFLKRNATNICKGKVLGKHLNTSVQELTNLNKRKFSNIINLGKYGQRYQATHSGSIIGAKRFASGEAQKLSEVVKAEVQHEKSNYEAPDNIKKFLQTSGWKFEEQEGDVNMVLTKNVDGMKIIIDFQLVSPFQAEGENEAQAEMTDFSVTVEKPNKQGGITFYCTTLQNDEKFRYMIGNVKYYKNEEGKNSVSAYNGPEFEDLDDSLQTSLDEWLANLGVDSELCDFIDSCSIDKEQREYMSWLQNISNFIES from the coding sequence atgaatttcttGAAAAGAAACGCTACAAATATctgtaaaggaaaagtcTTGGGAAAGCACCTGAACACCTCTGTGCAGGAGCTAACCAACCTGAATAAGAGAAAGTTTTCCAACATAATAAATCTTGGAAAATATGGGCAAAGGTACCAAGCCACCCATTCCGGTTCTATTATTGGAGCAAAAAGATTTGCTTCAGGTGAAGCGCAGAAACTGTCCGAAGTTGTAAAAGCAGAAGTGCAACATGAGAAGTCGAATTATGAGGCACCAGATAATATTAAGAAGTTTTTGCAGACCTCAGGATGGAAATTTGAGGAACAGGAAGGAGATGTTAACATGGTGTTAACCAAAAATGTGGATGGAATGAAAATTATTATCGATTTTCAACTTGTATCCCCATTTCAAgccgaaggagaaaatgaagcGCAAGCAGAAATGACTGACTTTTCTGTCACCGTTGAAAAGCCAAACAAACAAGGAGGCATTACCTTTTATTGTACCACCTTACAGAATGATGAGAAATTCAGATATATGATTGGAAATGTTAAgtattataaaaatgaagaaggaaaaaattccgTTTCAGCTTATAATGGACCTGAATTTGAAGACCTCGATGACTCCTTACAAACTTCGCTCGACGAATGGTTGGCGAACTTAGGAGTAGACTCCGAGTTGTGTGATTTTATCGATTCCTGTAGCATTGACAAAGAGCAAAGAGAATACATGTCATGGTTACAGAACATTTCGAACTTTATCGAATCttaa
- a CDS encoding cytochrome c oxidase assembly protein COX15, putative, protein MCLYRVVSLGHYAHVRNGLERAALKRALQSKRFFNTFNKLSEAEESFIIKKANRYMNYVKEGQEFKVGMWLNTCSLLILGMISIGGYTRLTESGLSITHWKFQGVNYPKDEEEWMREFEKYKLTPEYKQVHYNLSLEDYKKIFFNEWLHRTFGRFIGLFFVGGASFFLYKNYLKKSMIKKLSVIFALGTFQGFVGWWMVKSGFEIPQTENKTPRVSPYRLVFHLFCATVTYSYLFLNGLTLIEVGKLRKLFAKSQIAEWPEFLRNQLIHETYERRNITRRTKLGLLSFAILVLSNIMYGGFVAGNDAGYAYNTWPKMLDKFIPDDVKNFYLNKKRKYEQLFENTALVQFNHRMLSYLIVLNSFLLYYWSQKMALSKKTKRLFIVLPFITTAQMLTGISTLVHHVPVHLALVHQFGGFCILSTLLHLAKRVFRV, encoded by the coding sequence ATGTGCCTATACAGAGTCGTCTCTTTGGGGCATTATGCCCATGTACGGAACGGGCTCGAAAGGGCAGCCTTGAAGAGGGCATTGCAGAGTAAGAGGTTCTTCAACACATTCAACAAATTGAGTGAAGCAGAAGAATCCTTCATAATTAAGAAGGCGAATAGGTACATGAATTATGTGAAGGAAGGCCAGGAATTTAAAGTAGGAATGTGGCTGAACACATGCAGCCTGTTAATACTGGGTATGATAAGTATAGGAGGTTACACCCGCTTGACCGAAAGTGGGTTGTCAATAACACACTGGAAATTTCAGGGCGTAAATTACCCcaaggatgaagaagaatggaTGCGAGAATTTGAGAAGTATAAATTAACACCGGAATATAAACAAGTACATTATAATCTGTCCTTGGaggattataaaaaaattttttttaatgaatgGCTACACCGAACATTTGGTCGTTTTATAGGATTATTTTTTGTCGGAGGtgctagtttttttttatataaaaattatttaaaaaaaagtatgattaaaaaattgaGTGTCATTTTCGCCTTAGGAACATTTCAAGGATTTGTAGGTTGGTGGATGGTTAAAAGTGGGTTTGAAATTCCACAGACAGAAAATAAAACCCCCAGGGTTTCTCCATACAGATTAGTCTTCCATCTCTTCTGTGCCACCGTAACCTACAGCTATCTTTTTCTAAATGGACTCACGTTGATCGAGGTGGGCAAACTAAGGAAGCTATTTGCCAAGAGTCAAATAGCCGAATGGCCAGAATTTTTACGAAATCAATTAATACACGAAACGTATGAACGGAGAAACATTACGAGGAGGACCAAGTTAGGCCTGCTCTCTTTTGCCATTCTCGTTCTTTCTAATATTATGTATGGAGGCTTTGTGGCTGGGAATGATGCAGGGTATGCCTACAACACGTGGCCCAAAATGTTAGACAAATTTATTCCGGATgatgtgaaaaatttttatttgaacaaaaaaaggaagtatgAGCAGCTGTTTGAGAACACAGCCCTGGTGCAGTTTAATCATCGAATGCTGAGCTACTTGATTGTCTTGAATAGCTTCCTCTTATACTACTGGTCACAGAAAATGGCACTTAGCAAGAAAACCAAACGCCTCTTCATCGTGTTACCCTTCATCACAACTGCCCAAATGCTCACCGGCATAAGCACCCTTGTGCACCACGTGCCTGTCCACCTGGCTCTGGTGCACCAGTTCGGAGGCTTCTGCATTCTGTCCACTCTGCTTCACTTGGCCAAGCGGGTGTTCCGCGTGTAA
- a CDS encoding ribonuclease H2 subunit B, putative encodes MEDGKNAFLFHLFSSPESEQAGEQKAKVTNYRFIKLPSISEPHKCVLYHYNERNNLLYLLERNYYNPKIESIKHENEKINKSCVSLFINNYAVQNDCSFFCYPIDAIFLFISIIYQNSTSNTYTTLGDYLDNVLKDKEKKEQNEIRKNFFFIFSENVSNIKERIKNVCDECYEMGKNYFKPNLKKVQNFYNLKCINLFNYIIENKIIFSDYAHTVEEDILKKHNADMDLHANTISKVKKNKLKQIHVYDEYKKLVDSYVIQFNKKYYKFCGSNLRTFVWLIVKGFMSWSLTEKLTPRDIQEKLSKMKEDDKMKKMQQNNTSSKGKKHSLQQPRNQLMIESFFKKKKTK; translated from the coding sequence ATGGAGGATGGGAAGAATGCGTTTCTGTTCCACCTGTTCTCCTCCCCAGAGAGCGAGCAGGCGGGAGAACAAAAAGCCAAGGTGACAAATTACAGGTTCATCAAATTGCCAAGCATAAGCGAGCCACATAAATGTGTATTATACCACTACAATGAAAGGAACAATCTCCTCTACCTGCTGGAACGGAATTACTACAATCCCAAAATTGAGTCAATAAAacatgaaaatgaaaaaataaacaaaagttGCGTGTCcctttttataaataattaCGCTGTGCAAAACGATTGCAGTTTTTTCTGTTATCCCATCGAtgcaatttttctcttcataaGTATCATTTATCAAAATTCCACCAGTAACACGTATACCACACTGGGGGATTACCTAGACAATGTTTTAAAAgacaaagagaagaaggaacaaaacgaaataaggaaaaatttctttttcatttttagcGAAAATGTAAGTAACATCAAGGAGAGGATAAAAAATGTCTGTGACGAATGTTATGAAATGGGTAAGAATTATTTCAAAccgaatttaaaaaaagttcaaaatttttacaatcTTAAATGTATTAATTTATTCAATTATATTATTgagaacaaaattattttctctgATTATGCACACACTGTGGAGGAGGATATTTTAAAGAAACACAATGCTGACATGGATCTCCATGCGAATACAATATCCAaagttaaaaagaataagttGAAACAAATCCATGTGTAtgatgaatataaaaaattggtAGACTCATATGTTAtacaatttaataaaaagtaCTACAAATTTTGTGGATCCAATTTAAGAACTTTTGTTTGGCTAATTGTCAAGGGCTTCATGAGTTGGTCTTTGACTGAAAAACTCACACCCCGTGATATACAGGAAAAATTgagcaaaatgaaggaggacgataaaatgaagaaaatgcaacaaaataatacttcctcaaaagggaagaaacacTCCCTGCAACAGCCCAGAAATCAGCTGATGATCgaatccttttttaaaaagaaaaagaccaAGTGA